A genomic region of Eucalyptus grandis isolate ANBG69807.140 chromosome 5, ASM1654582v1, whole genome shotgun sequence contains the following coding sequences:
- the LOC120293795 gene encoding TMV resistance protein N-like, with product MKRKREGEGRATVTGTGSSHDGGSERGYEVFLSFRGPDTRLTMADCLYNDLICAGIRVFKDNEELRFGEEIEGGLLQAINDSRIYILIFSKDYASSKWCLRELARIVELKRANAEKVILPVFYDVDVDDVKLKTKLYRKALRKHKSDYGKDLVKKWKKTLRKVARIRGRKLKDHGYYLLLH from the coding sequence atgaagagaaagagggagggagaagggAGGGCGACGGTAACTGGGACGGGCAGTAGCCATGATGGCGGATCGGAGAGGGGTTACGAAGTGTTCTTAAGTTTCAGAGGGCCCGACACCCGCTTAACCATGGCTGATTGTCTCTACAATGACCTGATCTGTGCGGGGATCCGCGTTTTCAAAGACAATGAAGAGCTCCGATTTGGGGAAGAGATTGAAGGTGGCCTCTTGCAAGCGATCAATGACTCCAGAATTTACATCCTGATTTTCTCCAAGGACTACGCCTCAAGTAAGTGGTGCCTTCGTGAACTGGCACGCATAGTGGAGCTAAAGAGAGCTAATGCTGAGAAAGTGATCCTCCCTGTATTTTATGATGTGGACGTGGATGATGTCAAGCTTAAGACTAAGTTATATCGGAAAGCCCTTCGGAAGCACAAGAGCGACTACGGGAAGGATTTAGtaaagaagtggaagaagacTTTAAGAAAGGTTGctagaattagaggaaggaagCTAAAAGATCACGGGTATTATTTGCTTCTCCAttga
- the LOC120293219 gene encoding probable prefoldin subunit 3, whose amino-acid sequence MFMVGANVMLEYSCEEATTLLQKNLENAKASLEVLVANLQFLLDQVTITQVMMARVYNWDVHQKRIRQAGAPAKYS is encoded by the exons ATGTTTATGGTGGGAGCAAATGTTATGTTGGAGTATTCATGCGAAGAG GCCACAACTCTTCTACAAAAGAACCTAGAAAACGCTAAAGCAAGTTTAGAAGTTCTTGTTGCTAATCTACAGTTCTTACTGGACCAAGTAACAATCACGCAG GTTATGATGGCTCGTGTGTATAATTGGGATGTTCACCAAAAGAGAATCCGTCAAGCCGGTGCTCCTGCCAAATACTCTTAA
- the LOC120293217 gene encoding disease resistance protein RPV1-like has translation MKQLDLEAFDVRFIVIHGMGGIGKTTLAKTVFRQISSQFQRYCCFLKDVQTHDIINLQKKLLSDILHLSCIDLCFIDEGVDMIKTRFHDKKVLIILDDIDSRDQIMRLAGEPNWFGGGSRIIITTRNIEFLVNEGEDDNVPASNNGQFSFYNMSEMNSHDALQLFCKRALGCAKPPYNYVDIANKLINTLGGLPLALDVVGSTLCGKSQKTWEDVLHKLNTVMNEDVKKKLMISYEALDAKQQHIYLDIACFFIDKNKTIAMKYWDAVFGYPTEIKVKTLTYMSLIQIMDNDILWMHDQLRDLGRDIVHSESCNIHLRSSRLWSPRDAFHVVHRKMGTENIVGLNLGTPKPDAAYKFKRKEFKRLVNLRFLQLDHGNFKGDFKDLFSELRWLSWSNCPLEFQATNFGLKNLVVVMLSGNNINEDWEGWCQIMVAKQLKVLQLEDCPSLRKTCKFYAISQLERLILICSQLRKIDKSIGNLQHLDYLKIMSEAIKSLPKSIRRLKSLTKLRIEAKIISVLPHSIGNLVKLKHLILNCQELQKLPDSIGKLESLLKLSVKCSKIRELPYTIGNLERLRVLRISVCELEKLPYSIGRLQSLVKLDLSFSRIRSLPDCIGNLKKLKILDLNSSHISELSKTIGMLENLEELHAQFVHLMGEIPSEIGALSSLKILELSYGCFSGLPTTINQLTNLQELNLEGCNSIQQLPELPKSLTCLAFSANSLTTIPDCSNLTNLVDLEIIGTSIQEPNIEGIVRLPTLWHLTLCIGKMALPDFSSLSHLRSLSISCAEPQSLIGLPSSLQVLNLYNVQSPIDWSVFSNLENLSKLFVYGYSLGEI, from the exons ATGAAGCAATTAGATCTAGAAGCTTTTGATGTAAGGTTTATCGTGATTCATGGTATGGGTGGCATCGGAAAGACGACACTGGCTAAGACTGTCTTCAGACAAATCTCCTCTCAATTTCAGAGATATTGCTGCTTTCTTAAGGATGTTCAGACTCATGATATAATAAActtacaaaagaaattgttgtcCGACATTCTCCATTTGAGTTGCATAGACCTATGCTTCATTGATGAAGGGGTTGACATGATCAAGACGAGATTTCATGACAAGAAAGTTCTCATTATTCTTGATGACATTGACAGTCGAGACCAAATCATGAGACTTGCCGGCGAGCCCAACTGGTTTGGTGGGGGCAGTAGAATCATCATAACAACTAGGAATATTGAATTCCTTGTAAACGAAGGTGAGGATGACAATGTCCCAGCCTCTAATAACGGACAATTTTCATTCTACAATATGTCGGAGATGAATTCACATGATGCTCTTCAACTTTTTTGTAAGCGTGCCTTGGGATGTGCCAAGCCTCCATATAATTACGTGGATATTGCAAATAAGCTAATCAATACACTTGGAGGACTTCCATTGGCTCTCGATGTTGTAGGTTCCACACTTTGCGGAAAATCCCAAAAGACATGGGAAGACGTCCTACATAAGTTAAATACTGTGATGAATGAGGatgtgaagaagaagttgatgaTAAGCTACGAAGCATTGGATGCTAAGCAACAACATATTTatcttgatattgcatgtttcttcattgacaaaaataaaacaattgcaATGAAATATTGGGACGCGGTCTTTGGGTATCCTACTGAAATCAAAGTCAAGACCCTCACATATATGTCTCTAATACAGATCATGGACAATGATATTTTATGGATGCACGATCAACTTAGAGACCTCGGAAGGGATATTGTCCACTCGGAAAGCTGCAACATACATCTAAGGAGTAGCAGATTGTGGTCACCTAGGGATGCCTTCCATGTAGTGCATAGAAAAATG GGAACTGAGAACATAGTAGGCCTCAATCTTGGCACACCTAAACCTGACGCAGCATACAAATTTAAACGTAAAGAATTTAAGAGGTTGGTTAACCTTAGGTTCCTTCAATTGGACCATGGAAACTTTAAAGGAGACTTTAAAGATCTTTTCTCAGAGTTAAGATGGCTCTCTTGGAGCAACTGCCCTTTAGAATTCCAAGCAACCAACTTTGGGTTGAAGAACCTAGTGGTTGTCATGCTTTCGGGGAATAACATTAACGAAGACTGGGAAGGATGGTGTCAAATCATG GTAGCAAAACAATTGAAAGTCCTACAACTCGAGGATTGTCCATCCCTTAGAAAGACGTGCAAGTTCTACGCAATCTCGCAATTGGAGAGATTGATTCTTATATGCTCTCAACTAAGAAAGATTGACAAGTCCATCGGCAATTTGCAGCATCTTGATTACCTAAAAATAATGTCTGAAGCTATTAAGTCACTACCAAAGTCCATTCGCCGTCTAAAATCTTTGACAAAGCTAAGAATAGAAGCTAAAATAATCTCAGTTTTGCCTCACTCAATTGGCAATTTAGTGAAGCTGAAGCATCTAATCTTGAATTGTCAGGAACTTCAAAAGCTTCCCGACTCTATTGGAAAATTGGAGTCACTACTTAAGCTAAGTGTCAAATGTTCAAAAATCCGGGAATTACCTTATACTATTGGAAATTTAGAAAGGTTAAGAGTTTTACGCATCTCAGTTTGCGAGCTAGAAAAGCTACCATACTCAATTGGGAGGCTCCAATCATTGGTCAAGTTGGATTTGAGCTTTTCAAGAATTAGGAGCTTACCTGATTgcattggaaatctcaaaaagTTGAAGATACTAGATTTGAATTCTAGCCACATAAGTGAACTTTCGAAAACCATAGGAATGTTGGAAAATCTAGAAGAGTTACATGCTCAATTTGTACATCTAATGGGGGAAATTCCAAGTGAAATTGGGGCACTATCCTCATTGAAAATTCTAGAATTATCCTATGGCTGCTTTAGTGGATTGCCGACAACCATCAATCAGCTTACAAATCTGCAAGAACTTAATTTAGAGGGCTGTAATTCAATCCAACAGCTGCCGGAGCTTCCCAAGAGTCTCACGTGTTTAGCCTTTTCAGCAAATTCGTTGACCACGATCCCTGACTGCTCAAACCTAACCAATTTAGTTGACCTTGAGATAATCGGAACATCAATCCAAGAACCTAACATAGAGGGCATTGTGAGACTACCTACTCTGTGGCATTTGACTTTGTGCATCGGAAAAATGGCCTTGCCCGATTTTAGTTCCCTCTCTCATTTACGAAGTCTCTCCATAAGTTGTGCTGAGCCCCAATCTCTTATCGGACTCCCATCTAGCCTTCAAGTGTTAAATTTATACAATGTGCAATCACCAATAGATTGGTCAGTCTTTTCCAACTTGGAGAATTTGTCGAAGCTGTTTGTTTATGGATATTCACTAGGAGAGATTTGA